GCCAGGGTGCTTCGTGATACTTGGCCCCTGATACCCATGTGGTACAGTTTGCTTTGCTGAGCACGCAAACAGACTTCGATATCCCGCAGGCTTTCTCTGTAGGTGAGTTGGGCGAAGACCATACACAGGAATTGATCCAGACAAGAAAAGCTTCTGATATGGTGATTGCCACGATAACGTTGAACACATCGCCGGAAGGTGTGCATGGGAAGATGATCGATAACCTGAGAAAATATGAGCTGCCCACTGTACATAAGCTATTGCCTCCTGAGAGTTTTCAGGAGCATAGCCATATGAGAATTTTGAATTCAAGTCGATGACAGGCATAAATTGGCACTTTCTCTTTTGATTACAATAAGTTGCACGGCTAGACAAACCATTTAACCGGACAGCAGTGAGAAAGCAGTTCAAATGTGTCGCCGTATGTTTCCGGATCATCCATGCTGACCAGCTGGTCACTGCTGCCGGCATAACGGCGCTCGGTTGCCGTCATGAACGCACGTTTTTTTATCCTGATGTTCTCGTCGGACAATAACCACGCGAAGGTGCTGTCCTTCCTGCCAACGGTCTTGTGGGCCTCATCCATGATCCCCAGGTCGAACACCGTTCCAGACAGTCTGGACGCTTCAGCAATAGCCTTGCCGCTCTGGTAGGTCGTAAAGACAACTGTGCGGCCCGTCTTCTTCCTCTTCAGCCAACCGGCTATCTCTTCGGGATCAGTGTGAACATGAACACCAAGGTCCTGTACAAAAACGGAAGCATCATCACCGCCCACATCCTTGACCGTTTCGTCACTACAGATGCAGATCCAGTTGACTTCAGTACCGTTGGCAACGGACTCCCGAGTCCACACTTCCAGGGTCTGTTTGATCAGGGCCAGGCTTGGAACCGCGACGAGAACGCTTCTGGCACCCAGTTTTTCAGCTATCCAGTAGC
The window above is part of the bacterium genome. Proteins encoded here:
- a CDS encoding DUF4372 domain-containing protein, whose translation is MYSGQLIFSQVIDHLPMHTFRRCVQRYRGNHHIRSFSCLDQFLCMVFAQLTYRESLRDIEVCLRAQQSKLYHMGIRGQVSRSTLA